One region of Bacillus zhangzhouensis genomic DNA includes:
- a CDS encoding sigma-54-dependent Fis family transcriptional regulator: protein MQRVLIVGAGQGGSTLLETMLKTNMIQIIAIADLDLEAPGMVEAKKYGIDTTTDWKEYIKDDIDIIIETTGSSAVLKELIEKKPEHAVIVPSSMAYVISELISEKQQLIQILKEQTYKHDRIFNATNDGMIFINMDEEVVLFNRSAAKMVGCSQKDAIGRHIREVIPNTKLPDILRSREPEFNQKQFLNQQIQIVTTRLPIIDDAGRMLGALSIFKDITDAVELAEEVTNLKEVRTMLEAIIQSSDEAISVVDEQGKGILINRAYTKMTGLTDKEVVGKPAGADISEGESMHLKVLETRRPVRGVRMKVGPKKKDVIVNVAPVIVDGILKGSVGVIHDVSEIQSLTNELNKARQLIRTLEAKYTFEDIIGESEQMLVALEQAKLGAKTPATILLRGESGTGKELFAHAIHNESDRKYNRFVRVNCAALSETLLESELFGYEEGAFSGARRGGKKGLFEEANQGSIFLDEIGEMTPSTQAKLLRVMQEKEIVRVGGTKAIPVDVRVITATNVNIEKAMAEGKFREDLYYRMNRYPISIPPLRQRLEDINSLSKRLIQKINLDYGRNVRGLTEQALNRLRSYRWPGNVRELENVLGRAMIFLNPQEEWIDDRHISFMESEDQEEKEQQEMAVSQFEGETLSDAVEAFEAQLIKQTLEKHQFNRTKTAKTLGISIRNLYYKMDKYQLAKDSMQ, encoded by the coding sequence ATGCAGAGAGTCTTGATTGTCGGTGCAGGACAGGGTGGATCAACATTGCTTGAAACAATGCTGAAAACAAATATGATTCAAATCATTGCGATCGCCGACCTTGATCTTGAGGCACCGGGGATGGTAGAAGCGAAAAAGTATGGAATCGATACGACAACGGATTGGAAAGAATACATAAAAGATGACATTGATATCATCATTGAAACAACAGGCAGTTCCGCTGTGCTGAAAGAACTGATTGAAAAAAAGCCAGAGCACGCAGTCATTGTTCCAAGTTCAATGGCTTACGTCATATCAGAATTAATATCAGAAAAACAGCAGCTGATTCAAATATTAAAGGAACAAACTTATAAGCATGACCGCATTTTTAATGCAACGAACGACGGCATGATTTTTATTAACATGGATGAAGAAGTCGTCCTGTTTAATCGATCAGCGGCCAAAATGGTTGGGTGTTCGCAAAAAGATGCGATTGGCCGCCACATACGAGAAGTGATCCCAAACACAAAGCTACCTGACATTTTAAGATCGAGAGAGCCAGAATTTAATCAAAAACAATTTCTGAATCAGCAAATACAAATTGTTACAACACGTTTGCCGATTATTGATGACGCAGGGAGAATGCTAGGCGCATTATCTATCTTTAAAGACATTACAGATGCCGTTGAGCTTGCGGAGGAAGTAACCAACCTTAAAGAAGTGCGAACGATGCTGGAGGCGATCATTCAATCGTCGGATGAAGCCATATCGGTTGTTGATGAGCAGGGAAAAGGAATCTTAATCAACCGGGCTTATACGAAAATGACTGGATTAACGGACAAAGAAGTTGTAGGGAAACCAGCAGGTGCCGATATTTCTGAAGGAGAAAGCATGCATTTGAAGGTGCTTGAAACAAGAAGACCAGTTCGAGGGGTCAGAATGAAAGTCGGACCGAAAAAAAAGGATGTGATCGTCAATGTAGCGCCTGTCATCGTTGATGGCATCTTAAAAGGTAGTGTCGGCGTCATTCATGACGTATCAGAAATTCAATCGCTCACGAATGAATTAAATAAAGCAAGACAGCTCATACGGACACTTGAAGCAAAGTATACATTTGAAGACATCATTGGAGAAAGTGAGCAAATGCTTGTGGCACTTGAACAGGCAAAGCTAGGCGCGAAAACGCCAGCCACCATTTTACTCCGGGGAGAATCAGGTACTGGAAAAGAGCTGTTTGCGCACGCCATTCATAATGAAAGTGACCGGAAATATAATCGCTTTGTGCGGGTCAACTGTGCAGCCTTATCAGAGACCCTTTTAGAGTCAGAGCTTTTTGGCTATGAAGAAGGAGCGTTTTCTGGTGCAAGGCGCGGCGGGAAAAAAGGGCTGTTTGAAGAGGCGAATCAAGGCAGCATTTTTTTAGATGAAATTGGTGAAATGACGCCAAGTACACAGGCGAAGCTGCTTCGTGTGATGCAGGAGAAAGAAATTGTAAGAGTAGGCGGAACAAAGGCTATACCGGTCGATGTTCGTGTCATCACGGCAACGAATGTCAATATTGAAAAAGCGATGGCGGAAGGAAAGTTCAGAGAGGATTTATATTATCGCATGAACAGATATCCGATCTCCATCCCGCCGCTAAGGCAGCGCCTTGAGGATATTAACTCGTTAAGCAAACGTCTCATCCAAAAGATCAATTTAGACTATGGACGGAACGTGCGCGGGTTAACAGAACAGGCACTCAATAGACTGCGATCATATAGATGGCCTGGAAATGTAAGAGAGCTTGAAAATGTACTTGGACGAGCCATGATCTTTTTGAACCCGCAAGAAGAATGGATTGATGATAGGCATATTTCTTTCATGGAGTCAGAAGATCAGGAAGAAAAAGAGCAGCAGGAAATGGCTGTCAGTCAATTTGAGGGAGAGACGCTTTCAGATGCTGTTGAGGCATTTGAAGCGCAGCTAATTAAACAGACCCTTGAAAAGCATCAATTCAATCGCACGAAAACAGCGAAAACGTTAGGGATCAGCATTCGGAACCTTTACTATAAAATGGATAAATATCAACTTGCAAAAGATAGCATGCAATAA
- a CDS encoding thiamine pyrophosphate-dependent dehydrogenase E1 component subunit alpha: MSNMRHQELGLSDEQAIDIYRTMLLARKIDERMWLLNRSGKIPFVISCQGQEAQQVGAAFALNREEDYVLPYYRDMGVVLAFGMTAKDLMMSGFAKQDDPNSGGRQMPGHFGQKANRIVTGSSPVTTQVPHAVGIALAGRLEQKNFVSFVTFGEGSSNQGDFHEGANFAAVHKLPVIFMCENNKYAISVPYDKQVACERISDRAIGYGMPGVTVDGNDPLEVYAVVKKARDRAARGEGPTLIETISYRLTAHSSDDDDSSYREKEEVLEARKKDPLIQYETYLIEGNVMTPEMKEEMTKEIIQIVNEATDEAENAAYADAESALRYVYAE, encoded by the coding sequence ATGAGTAACATGCGTCATCAGGAATTAGGATTATCAGATGAACAAGCAATTGATATATATAGAACAATGCTTCTAGCAAGAAAAATTGATGAACGGATGTGGCTTTTAAATCGTTCAGGGAAAATTCCATTCGTCATTTCCTGTCAAGGACAGGAAGCGCAGCAAGTCGGCGCTGCATTTGCTCTTAATAGAGAAGAAGATTACGTCTTACCTTACTATCGTGATATGGGGGTTGTCCTTGCTTTTGGGATGACTGCAAAAGACTTAATGATGTCTGGTTTCGCAAAACAAGACGATCCAAACTCAGGCGGGAGACAAATGCCGGGGCATTTTGGGCAAAAAGCAAATCGAATTGTGACCGGATCATCTCCTGTAACAACACAGGTTCCTCACGCGGTAGGGATTGCCCTTGCTGGACGATTAGAGCAGAAAAACTTCGTCAGTTTCGTTACGTTCGGTGAAGGCTCATCAAACCAAGGAGATTTTCACGAAGGTGCTAACTTCGCTGCTGTGCATAAACTGCCTGTTATTTTCATGTGTGAAAACAATAAGTACGCGATTTCCGTGCCATATGACAAACAAGTGGCCTGTGAACGCATTTCAGATCGTGCGATTGGGTATGGGATGCCTGGCGTAACTGTTGATGGAAATGATCCGCTCGAAGTATATGCCGTTGTCAAAAAAGCGAGAGACCGTGCGGCTAGAGGTGAAGGTCCGACATTGATTGAAACAATCTCTTACCGTTTAACTGCGCATTCAAGTGATGACGATGATTCAAGCTATCGAGAAAAAGAAGAAGTGCTCGAAGCAAGAAAGAAAGATCCGCTCATCCAATATGAAACGTATTTAATTGAAGGAAACGTCATGACTCCTGAAATGAAAGAAGAGATGACAAAAGAAATCATACAAATCGTTAACGAAGCCACTGATGAAGCGGAAAACGCAGCTTATGCTGATGCAGAAAGCGCACTTCGTTATGTGTATGCGGAGTAA
- a CDS encoding tetratricopeptide repeat protein: MGKLKIHSAEVANEISKWTRVISQNDLEKSAVYKEKIQNLLKNTEEDREVLLYYQLVDGRHEMLLGNIEKANQIMKSVGTLDEKADDIINFYFYFYKGQYAAYVKKYDEAISFYKIAEQRLKRVNEDLEVGTFHHKVASIYYELKQNFISINHIKKAIDTFKAHEEYTAQAIDSLILHASNCIDLFQFEEAEEKYQEALEKSKRINNEVLIGKCYHNLAVLYYAKHDYEKSAHYAKKGMGIQIHRDNSHYYIQSLYVLANALVHLGDQEAREYIKQGIQYSCNIQNNEYIVKFEILALMCENSGAADVFSEKLDYIEKNRLYVELEDLSEQISKYFKERNDYQNAIRFLEKKFDAQILQKKVEVIL, from the coding sequence ATGGGAAAGCTGAAAATCCACTCTGCTGAGGTAGCGAACGAAATTAGCAAGTGGACGAGGGTCATTTCTCAGAATGACTTAGAAAAATCTGCTGTCTATAAAGAGAAAATTCAGAATTTGCTAAAAAATACAGAGGAAGACCGTGAAGTTCTCCTTTATTACCAGCTTGTTGACGGCAGACATGAAATGTTACTTGGAAATATTGAAAAAGCCAATCAAATTATGAAAAGTGTCGGAACGCTCGATGAGAAGGCCGATGACATTATTAATTTTTATTTTTACTTTTATAAAGGCCAATATGCTGCATATGTGAAAAAATATGATGAAGCTATTAGTTTTTACAAAATTGCAGAACAGCGGCTAAAACGTGTGAATGAAGATCTTGAAGTAGGAACTTTTCACCATAAGGTTGCTTCGATCTATTACGAACTGAAACAAAATTTCATATCCATTAATCATATTAAAAAAGCCATCGATACATTCAAAGCGCATGAAGAGTACACAGCACAGGCAATTGACAGCTTGATTTTACATGCAAGTAATTGTATTGATTTGTTCCAATTCGAAGAAGCAGAGGAAAAATATCAAGAAGCACTTGAGAAAAGTAAGCGCATTAACAATGAAGTGCTGATTGGGAAATGCTATCACAATTTAGCTGTTCTTTATTATGCAAAGCATGATTATGAAAAAAGCGCACATTATGCCAAAAAAGGAATGGGCATTCAAATTCACCGCGACAATAGCCATTATTACATCCAATCTTTATATGTTTTGGCAAATGCCTTAGTACATCTAGGAGATCAAGAGGCGAGGGAATATATTAAACAAGGTATTCAGTATAGCTGCAATATCCAAAATAATGAATATATAGTAAAATTTGAAATTTTGGCTTTGATGTGCGAGAATAGTGGAGCAGCAGACGTATTCTCTGAAAAACTAGACTACATAGAAAAAAATAGATTATATGTAGAGCTTGAGGATTTGTCTGAACAAATATCGAAATACTTCAAGGAACGAAATGATTATCAAAATGCCATTCGTTTTCTTGAAAAGAAATTCGATGCACAAATACTTCAAAAGAAAGTGGAGGTTATCTTATGA
- the buk gene encoding butyrate kinase: MFLLTKEWRILTINPGSTSTKIGVFHNERSIFETTLRHTDEELKQFPHIIDQFSFRKETILKTLHEQGMNISKFDAVCGRGGLLRPIEGGTYEVNEQMVKDLKEGYAGQHASNLGGIIAREIALGLNIPAFIVDPVVVDELKPIARISGLPTIERKSIFHALNQKAVARKTAASFGKSYEDLNMIITHMGGGITIGVHEKGKVIDVNNGLHGEGPFSPERAGTLPTGDLVNLCFSGEYTQEEMLKRIIGEGGLAGYLGTTDAVKVERMIEAGDERAALIYEAMCYQIAKEIGAASAVLKGAVDVIVLTGGLAYSKQITSSIRGYIDWISDVVVYPGENELQSLAEGALRILKEEESPKEYPNDQRMEKGVTSHGN, translated from the coding sequence TTGTTTTTGCTGACAAAAGAATGGCGTATTCTCACAATTAATCCTGGCTCTACTTCAACAAAAATCGGTGTGTTTCACAATGAACGTTCTATTTTTGAAACGACACTTAGACATACAGATGAGGAATTAAAGCAGTTTCCTCATATCATTGATCAATTTTCATTCCGTAAAGAAACCATATTGAAAACACTGCATGAACAGGGGATGAATATCTCAAAGTTTGATGCAGTTTGCGGGCGCGGCGGTCTCCTTCGTCCGATTGAAGGAGGCACATATGAAGTCAATGAGCAAATGGTGAAAGACCTGAAAGAAGGATATGCCGGCCAGCACGCATCCAATCTCGGCGGAATCATTGCAAGAGAAATTGCTCTTGGCCTGAATATCCCAGCTTTTATTGTCGATCCAGTGGTGGTAGATGAACTAAAGCCAATTGCTCGTATTTCAGGGCTGCCAACGATCGAAAGAAAAAGCATTTTTCATGCATTAAATCAAAAAGCGGTCGCAAGAAAAACAGCCGCTTCTTTTGGAAAAAGTTACGAAGATTTGAACATGATTATTACTCATATGGGCGGCGGTATCACCATTGGTGTACATGAAAAAGGAAAAGTCATCGATGTCAATAACGGTCTGCATGGCGAAGGACCTTTCAGCCCTGAGCGTGCGGGAACCCTGCCGACAGGTGACCTCGTGAATCTTTGTTTTTCGGGTGAGTATACCCAAGAGGAAATGCTCAAACGCATTATTGGCGAAGGCGGACTTGCGGGCTATCTTGGCACGACAGACGCTGTAAAAGTAGAACGCATGATTGAAGCAGGTGATGAGCGGGCAGCACTCATTTATGAAGCAATGTGCTATCAAATTGCCAAGGAAATCGGTGCGGCTAGCGCTGTTTTAAAAGGAGCAGTTGACGTTATTGTATTGACAGGCGGACTTGCGTACAGCAAACAAATAACGTCAAGTATCCGCGGATATATTGACTGGATTTCAGATGTTGTCGTGTATCCAGGTGAAAATGAGCTGCAATCGTTAGCAGAAGGTGCGCTTCGTATTTTAAAAGAAGAAGAATCACCGAAAGAATATCCAAATGATCAACGGATGGAGAAAGGTGTGACAAGTCATGGCAACTGA
- a CDS encoding alpha-ketoacid dehydrogenase subunit beta: protein MPVMSYIDAITLAMKEEMERDPKVFVLGEDVGKKGGVFKATAGLYEQFGEARVMDTPLAESAIAGVGIGAAMYGMRPIAEMQFADFIMPAINQIISEAAKIRYRSNNDWSCPMVIRAPYGGGVHGALYHSQSVEAIFANQPGLKIVMPSTPYDVKGLLKAAVRDPDPVLFFEHKRAYRLIKGEVPEEDYTLPIGKADVKREGDDITVITYGLCVHFALQAADRLAKDGISAHILDLRTVYPLDQEAIIEAASKTGKVLLLTEDTKEGSIMSEVAAIISEHCLFDLDAPIKRLAGPDIPAMPYAPTMEKFFMVNPDKVEAEMRELAAF, encoded by the coding sequence ATGCCTGTTATGTCATATATAGACGCCATTACACTGGCGATGAAAGAAGAAATGGAACGTGATCCGAAAGTGTTTGTGCTCGGAGAGGATGTCGGGAAAAAAGGCGGCGTATTTAAAGCGACAGCGGGTCTTTACGAGCAATTTGGAGAAGCGCGCGTCATGGATACACCTCTTGCAGAATCAGCCATTGCGGGAGTAGGTATTGGGGCAGCAATGTATGGAATGCGCCCAATTGCAGAAATGCAATTTGCGGATTTCATTATGCCTGCAATCAACCAAATCATTTCAGAGGCTGCAAAAATTAGATACCGATCAAATAATGATTGGAGCTGTCCAATGGTCATTCGCGCACCTTACGGGGGCGGTGTGCACGGGGCACTTTATCATTCACAATCGGTCGAAGCTATTTTTGCGAACCAGCCGGGTTTGAAGATTGTCATGCCTTCTACACCCTATGATGTCAAAGGTCTTTTAAAGGCTGCAGTGCGTGATCCAGATCCTGTATTGTTCTTTGAACATAAACGTGCATACCGCCTGATTAAAGGAGAAGTGCCTGAAGAAGATTACACACTTCCGATTGGAAAAGCAGATGTGAAACGTGAAGGCGATGATATCACGGTCATTACATATGGCCTTTGTGTCCATTTTGCGCTGCAAGCAGCAGACCGCCTTGCAAAAGACGGTATTTCCGCGCATATTCTCGATTTGAGAACCGTGTACCCGCTTGATCAGGAAGCGATTATAGAAGCGGCTTCTAAAACAGGTAAAGTGCTTCTGTTAACAGAAGATACAAAAGAAGGCAGCATCATGAGTGAGGTTGCGGCGATTATTTCGGAGCATTGCTTATTTGATTTAGACGCACCAATCAAACGTCTTGCTGGACCAGATATTCCGGCAATGCCTTATGCGCCGACAATGGAGAAATTCTTCATGGTTAACCCGGATAAGGTAGAAGCTGAAATGAGAGAGCTAGCGGCGTTTTAA
- the yqiS gene encoding phosphate butyryltransferase has product MKLDDLITKAAHLQNKTAAVAHAEDEEVLRAIKMAIERKVARFLLVGNKRNLKELVKQHEINESWIDIIHSDSPEESAKIAVQAVSEKHADILMKGHVPTAVLLKAVLHKEYGLRTASVLSHVAAFEVPGFDRFIYVTDSAMNIRPDLNMLKEITINSVQVAQAVGNDMPKVAVLSAVEVVNPAMDSTLTAASLAQMNRRGQISGCLIDGPLALDNAISQTAASHKNITSDVAGHADILLVPTIEAGNILYKSLIYFAHAKVGAVVAGAKAPIALTSRSDSAESKLYSIALAICTSN; this is encoded by the coding sequence ATGAAGCTTGACGATCTGATTACGAAAGCCGCCCATCTGCAGAATAAAACGGCGGCTGTGGCTCATGCAGAAGACGAAGAAGTGCTTCGTGCCATCAAGATGGCAATTGAACGAAAGGTCGCTCGCTTTCTACTGGTTGGGAACAAACGCAACCTGAAGGAGCTAGTGAAACAGCATGAAATCAATGAGAGCTGGATAGATATTATTCATTCAGATTCTCCCGAAGAGTCTGCCAAAATTGCCGTACAGGCAGTGAGCGAGAAGCATGCAGATATTTTGATGAAGGGGCATGTCCCGACAGCCGTTCTTCTAAAAGCGGTACTGCATAAAGAATATGGGCTCAGGACAGCAAGTGTCTTATCACATGTCGCAGCATTTGAAGTACCGGGTTTTGACCGCTTTATTTATGTCACGGATTCTGCGATGAACATCAGGCCCGATTTAAACATGTTGAAAGAGATTACGATCAATTCTGTTCAAGTAGCACAAGCTGTCGGAAACGACATGCCAAAGGTTGCAGTGTTGTCTGCAGTCGAGGTCGTTAATCCGGCAATGGATTCAACTTTGACTGCGGCAAGTCTTGCGCAAATGAATCGGCGGGGGCAAATTTCTGGATGCTTGATTGATGGGCCTCTTGCTTTAGATAATGCCATTTCTCAAACGGCAGCTTCTCATAAAAATATTACGAGTGATGTAGCCGGTCATGCAGATATTTTGCTTGTGCCAACAATTGAGGCAGGAAACATTCTTTATAAATCTCTCATCTACTTTGCACATGCGAAGGTGGGAGCTGTGGTGGCAGGAGCGAAGGCACCGATTGCTTTAACAAGCCGGTCTGATTCAGCCGAAAGTAAACTTTATTCAATTGCGCTTGCCATCTGTACATCAAATTAA
- the lpdA gene encoding dihydrolipoyl dehydrogenase, with translation MATEYDLVILGGGTGGYVAAIRASQLGLKTAVVEKEKLGGTCLHKGCIPSKALLRSAEVYQTVKRAVDFGVEAGGIALKFTNVQKRKTEIVEKLAGGVKHLMKQGKIDVYEGIGRILGPSIFSPMPGTISVEMANGEENEMLIPKQVIIATGSRPRVLPGLEADGTHILTSDDALELSELPQSMLIVGGGVIGIEWASMLNDFGVNVTVIEFADRILPTEDHDISKEMEKLLSKKGISFVTNAKVLPDRVEKQGNLVTIQAEKDGDIQTFEAEKLLLSVGRVPNIEGIGLENTDIQTEKQGIVVNEHYQTKESHIYAIGDVIGGLQLAHVASHEGMIAVEHMAGKDPKPLDESLVSKCVYSHPETASVGLTEQAAKEQGFEIKIGKFPFMAIGKALVYGESDGFVKIIADQNTDDILGIHMIGPHVTDMISEAGLAKVLDATPWEVGQTIHPHPTLSEAIGEAALAVDGKAIHF, from the coding sequence ATGGCAACTGAATATGACCTCGTCATTCTTGGTGGAGGCACAGGCGGCTATGTAGCAGCCATCCGTGCCTCACAGCTTGGATTGAAAACAGCAGTTGTAGAAAAAGAGAAGCTTGGCGGAACATGTCTTCATAAAGGTTGCATTCCGTCTAAAGCGCTGCTCAGAAGTGCAGAAGTTTATCAAACCGTTAAACGCGCAGTTGATTTTGGTGTTGAGGCAGGCGGCATTGCCTTAAAATTTACCAATGTGCAGAAAAGAAAAACAGAGATTGTCGAAAAACTGGCAGGCGGCGTTAAACACTTAATGAAACAAGGAAAAATAGATGTATATGAAGGGATCGGCCGTATTCTTGGCCCATCTATCTTTTCGCCAATGCCAGGAACGATCTCCGTAGAAATGGCAAATGGAGAGGAAAATGAAATGCTCATTCCAAAGCAGGTCATCATCGCGACAGGATCAAGACCGCGGGTGCTGCCAGGGCTTGAAGCAGATGGAACACACATCCTCACATCAGATGATGCACTTGAACTGTCAGAGCTTCCGCAGTCGATGCTGATTGTCGGAGGCGGGGTGATCGGAATCGAGTGGGCGTCCATGCTCAATGATTTTGGTGTGAACGTTACTGTGATTGAGTTTGCAGACCGCATTTTGCCAACAGAGGATCATGACATTTCTAAAGAAATGGAAAAGCTATTATCTAAAAAAGGCATCTCTTTTGTGACAAATGCAAAAGTACTGCCAGATCGTGTAGAAAAGCAGGGAAATCTCGTGACAATTCAAGCGGAAAAGGATGGAGACATTCAGACGTTTGAAGCAGAAAAACTTCTTCTTTCAGTCGGCAGAGTACCTAATATCGAAGGCATAGGTCTTGAAAACACGGACATCCAAACCGAAAAACAAGGCATTGTTGTGAATGAACATTATCAAACGAAAGAATCGCATATTTACGCAATAGGAGATGTTATCGGCGGGCTTCAGCTGGCACATGTGGCTTCACACGAAGGAATGATTGCAGTAGAACATATGGCTGGGAAAGATCCAAAGCCGCTTGATGAATCGCTCGTATCTAAATGTGTCTACTCTCACCCAGAAACCGCTAGTGTTGGACTCACTGAACAGGCAGCAAAAGAGCAGGGCTTTGAAATCAAAATAGGAAAATTTCCATTTATGGCGATTGGAAAAGCGCTTGTGTACGGGGAGTCTGATGGATTCGTCAAAATCATTGCCGATCAAAACACAGATGATATTTTAGGAATTCATATGATTGGTCCTCATGTAACAGATATGATATCTGAAGCTGGATTAGCCAAAGTACTTGATGCAACCCCGTGGGAAGTGGGGCAGACAATACACCCGCATCCGACCTTATCAGAAGCGATTGGCGAGGCAGCCCTTGCTGTTGACGGGAAGGCGATCCATTTTTAA
- a CDS encoding DUF2627 domain-containing protein, translating to MGRVIALVIILIPGALAALGIKLLRDTVFGIIIAPFPFLWMQGIAGLLFLGVGLYVVAGFILYRDRKRNKVTARFKQR from the coding sequence ATGGGGAGAGTAATTGCACTAGTGATTATTTTAATACCTGGCGCGCTTGCAGCACTTGGGATTAAGCTGCTGCGTGACACTGTTTTCGGCATCATCATTGCACCATTTCCATTTTTATGGATGCAAGGAATTGCAGGGTTGTTATTTTTAGGGGTTGGTCTTTATGTAGTGGCTGGCTTTATTTTATATAGAGACCGTAAACGAAATAAAGTGACTGCTCGCTTTAAGCAAAGATAA
- a CDS encoding glycerophosphodiester phosphodiesterase, translated as MTKIFAHRGFKGIYPENTMIAFEHALHSGADGIELDVQLTKDGRLAVIHDEKLNRTTNMKGLVKDHTYEELKTGDASHSFYEETGAVSIPLLEEVLELVTQQSSLIINIELKNSIYRYPGIEEKVKKQIEHFQIEDRVLVSSFHHGSLALFHQLMPHVELAVLTMDVIHQPEMYIKTVPARGYHPNVKGAGVTKEVVSALHASQQVIRPFTVNSEKQMKHMFTLGVDGIFTDFPDRAVKIREEMK; from the coding sequence ATGACGAAAATTTTTGCACACAGAGGCTTTAAAGGCATTTATCCTGAAAACACCATGATAGCCTTCGAGCATGCACTCCATTCGGGAGCTGACGGAATTGAGCTAGATGTTCAGCTGACGAAAGACGGCAGACTTGCTGTCATTCACGATGAGAAACTGAACAGAACAACAAACATGAAAGGTTTAGTAAAAGATCATACATATGAAGAATTAAAAACAGGAGATGCGAGTCATTCTTTCTATGAAGAAACCGGTGCTGTATCCATTCCTCTTTTAGAGGAAGTATTAGAGCTAGTGACGCAGCAATCATCACTCATCATCAATATTGAACTGAAAAACTCCATTTATCGATATCCGGGTATCGAAGAGAAAGTAAAAAAGCAAATCGAGCATTTTCAAATAGAAGATCGTGTACTGGTTTCATCGTTTCATCACGGCAGTTTAGCTCTTTTTCACCAACTGATGCCACATGTTGAACTTGCCGTTCTCACAATGGATGTGATTCATCAGCCGGAAATGTATATAAAAACAGTACCAGCAAGAGGTTATCATCCAAATGTTAAGGGTGCAGGTGTGACCAAAGAGGTCGTGTCAGCTCTCCATGCATCTCAGCAAGTGATCAGGCCGTTTACAGTAAATAGTGAAAAGCAAATGAAACACATGTTTACTTTAGGTGTCGATGGAATTTTCACTGATTTTCCTGACCGAGCCGTGAAAATAAGAGAAGAAATGAAATAA
- the bcd gene encoding branched-chain amino acid dehydrogenase, which produces MELFKYMERYDYEQLVFCQDEQSGLKAIIAIHDTTLGPALGGTRMWTYENEEAAIEDALRLARGMTYKNAAAGLNLGGGKTVIIGDPRKEKNEEMFRAFGRFIQGLNGRYITAEDVGTTVEDMDLIHEETDFVTGISPAFGSSGNPSPVTAYGVYKGMKAAAKAAFGTDSLEGKTIAVQGVGNVAYNLCKHLHEEGAQLIVTDINKDSVKRAVEDFGAKAVDPDDIYDQACDIYAPCALGATINDVTIPKLKAKVIAGAANNQLRETHHGDLIHEMGIVYAPDYVINAGGVINVADELYGYNADRAMKKVEGIYQNIERVIEISNRDAIPTYKAADRLAEERIERMRKSRSQFLQNGQHILSRR; this is translated from the coding sequence ATGGAACTTTTTAAATATATGGAACGATACGATTATGAACAGCTTGTATTTTGTCAGGATGAGCAGTCTGGCTTAAAAGCCATTATTGCAATTCATGATACAACACTTGGGCCAGCCCTAGGCGGAACGAGAATGTGGACGTATGAAAACGAGGAAGCAGCAATTGAAGATGCACTGCGTCTAGCAAGAGGAATGACTTATAAAAACGCGGCGGCAGGCCTTAATCTGGGCGGCGGAAAAACGGTCATCATCGGCGACCCGAGAAAAGAAAAAAATGAAGAAATGTTCCGTGCATTTGGACGTTTCATTCAAGGGCTGAATGGCCGCTATATTACAGCGGAAGATGTTGGTACAACGGTAGAAGATATGGATCTCATTCATGAAGAAACAGATTTTGTCACAGGTATCTCTCCTGCATTTGGTTCATCAGGAAATCCGTCTCCAGTCACTGCTTACGGTGTATATAAAGGGATGAAAGCCGCTGCCAAAGCTGCATTTGGGACCGATTCATTAGAAGGAAAAACAATTGCCGTCCAAGGTGTTGGAAATGTCGCTTACAACCTTTGTAAACATCTGCACGAAGAAGGCGCACAGCTTATTGTCACAGATATCAACAAAGACTCCGTAAAGCGAGCTGTTGAAGACTTCGGCGCAAAAGCAGTCGACCCTGACGATATTTATGATCAAGCATGTGATATTTATGCACCATGCGCACTTGGTGCAACCATTAACGATGTGACCATTCCTAAGTTAAAAGCAAAGGTGATTGCAGGTGCTGCAAATAACCAGCTGAGAGAAACACATCACGGAGACCTTATCCATGAAATGGGAATTGTATATGCTCCTGATTATGTGATCAATGCTGGCGGTGTGATTAACGTTGCTGATGAGCTTTATGGCTATAATGCAGATCGTGCGATGAAAAAAGTTGAAGGCATTTATCAAAATATTGAACGTGTGATTGAAATTTCAAACCGTGATGCGATTCCAACTTATAAAGCGGCAGACCGTTTAGCTGAAGAGCGAATTGAAAGAATGCGCAAATCAAGAAGTCAATTCTTGCAAAATGGTCAACATATTTTAAGCCGTCGCTAA